A part of Mesoplodon densirostris isolate mMesDen1 chromosome 10, mMesDen1 primary haplotype, whole genome shotgun sequence genomic DNA contains:
- the BAP1 gene encoding ubiquitin carboxyl-terminal hydrolase BAP1 isoform X2, with amino-acid sequence MNKGWLELESDPGLFTLLVEDFGVKGVQVEEIYDLQSKCQGPVYGFIFLFKWIEERRSRRKVSTLVDDTSVIDDDIVNNMFFAHQLIPNSCATHALLSVLLNCSSVDLGPTLSRMKDFTKGFSPESKGYAIGNAPELAKAHNSHARPEPRHLPEKQNGLSAVRTMEAFHFVSYVPITGRLFELDGLKVYPIDHGPWGEDEEWTDKARRVIMERIGLATAGEPYHDIRFNLMAVVPDRRIKYEARLHVLKVNRQTVLEALQQLIRVTQPELIQTHKSQESQLPEETKPVSSKSPLALETSRAPAASEGTHTDGAEEVAGSCPQAPTHSPPSKPKLAVKPPGSSINGVPPNPTPIVQRLPAFLDNHNYAKSPMQEEEDLAAGVGRSRVPVRPPQQYSDDEDDYEDDEEDDVQNTNSAIRYKRKGPGKPGPLSGSGDGQLSVLQPNTINVLAEKLKESQKDLSIPLSIKTSSGAGSPAVVVPTHSQPSPTPSNESTDTASEIGSAFNSPLRSPIRSANPTRPSSPVTSHISKVLFGEDDSLLRVDCIRYNRAVRDLGPVISTGLLHLAEDGVLSPLALTESGKGSSPSIRPSQGSQGSGSPEEKEVVEAVDSREKPGLVRPSEPLSGEKYSPKELLALLKCVEAEIANYEACLKEEVEKRKKFKIDDQRRTHNYDEFICTFISMLAQEGMLANLVEQNISVRRRQGVSIGRLHKQRKPDRRKRSRPYKAKRQ; translated from the exons ATGAATAAGGGCTGGCTGGAGCTGGAGAGCGACCCTG GCCTCTTCACCCTCCTGGTGGAAGATTTCG GTGTCAAAGGGGTGCAGGTGGAGGAGATCTATGACCTTCAGAGCAAATGCCAGGG CCCCGTGTATGGATTCATCTTCCTGTTCAAATGGATCGAAGAGCGCCGATCCCGTCGCAAGGTCTCTACCTTGGTGGATGATACATCTGTGATTGATGATGATATTGTGAATAACATGTTCTTTGCCCACCAG CTGATCCCCAACTCTTGTGCCACTCATGCCCTGCTGAGCGTGCTCCTGAACTGCAGCAGTGTGGACCTGGGGCCCACCCTGAGTCGCATGAAGGACTTCACCAAAGGCTTCAGCCCTGAG AGCAAAGGATATGCGATTGGTAATGCTCCAGAGTTGGCCAAGGCACATAATAGCCATGCCAG GCCTGAGCCACGTCATCTCCCCGAGAAGCAGAATGGCCTTAGTGCCGTGCGGACCATGGAGGCATTCCACTTTGTCAGCTATGTGCCTATCACAGGCCGGCTTTTTGAGCTGGATGGGCTGAAGGTTTACCCCATTGACCATG GGCCTTGGGGGGAGGATGAGGAGTGGACAGACAAGGCCCGGAGGGTCATCATGGAGCGTATCGGCCTCGCCACTGCAGG GGAGCCCTACCATGACATCCGCTTCAACCTGATGGCGGTGGTGCCCGACCGCAGGATCAAGTATGAGGCCAGGCTGCACGTTCTGAAGGTGAACCGTCAGACAGTACTGGAGGCCCTGCAGCAG CTGATTAGGGTAACGCAGCCAGAGCTGATTCAGACCCACAAGTCTCAAGAGTCACAGTTGCCTGAAGAGACCAAACCAGTCAGCAGCAAGTCCCCTCTGGCCCTGGAAACAAGCAGGGCCCCAGCGGCCTCTGAGGGCACCCACACAG ATGGTGCGGAGGAGGTGGCTGGTTCGTGCCCACAAGCCCCGACCCACAGCCCTCCCAGCAAACCCAAGCTGGCGGTGAAGCCTCCAGGGAGCAGCATCAATGGTGTTCCCCCAAACCCCACTCCTATCGTCCAGCGGCTGCCAGCCTTTCTGGACAATCACAACTATGCCAAGTCCCCCATGCAG GAGGAGGAAGACCTGGCAGCAGGTGTGGGCCGCAGCCGAGTTCCAGTCCGCCCACCCCAGCAGTACTCAGACGACGAGGACGACTACGAGGACGATGAGGAGGATGACGTGCAGAACACCAACTCCGCCATCAG GTATAAGCGAAAGGGGCCGGGGAAACCAGGGCCATTGAGTGGCTCTGGGGATGGGCAGCTGTCGGTGCTGCAGCCCAACACCATCAACGTCTTGGCCGAGAAGCTCAAAGAGTCCCAGAAAGACCTCTCAATTCCTCTGTCCATCAAGACAAGCAGCGGGGCCGGGAGTCCGGCTGTGGTAGTGCCCACACACTCACAGCCCTCGCCCACCCCCAGCAATGAGAGCACTGACACAGCTTCTGAGATCGGCAGCGCTTTCAATTCGCCACTACGCTCGCCCATCCGCTCGGCCAACCCCACGCGGCCTTCTAGCCCGGTCACCTCCCACATCTCCAAGGTGCTTTTTGGAGAGGACGACAGCCTGCTGCGTGTTGACTGCATACGCTACAATCGTGCTGTACGTGACCTGGGTCCTGTCATCAGCACGGGCCTGCTGCACCTGGCTGAGGACGGTGTACTGAGTCCTCTGGCGCTGACAG AGAGTGGGAAGGGTTCCTCACCTTCCATCAGACCGAGCCAAGGCAGCCAGGGGTCTGGTAGCCCAGAGGAGAAAGAGGTGGTGGAGGCTGTGGATAGCAGAGAGAAGCCTGGGCTGGTCAGGCCTAGTGAGCCCTTGAGCGGGGAGAAGTACTCACCCAAG GAGCTGCTGGCACTGCTGAAGTGTGTGGAGGCTGAGATCGCAAACTATGAGGCCTGCCTCAAGGAGGAggtggagaagaggaagaagttcaAG ATCGACGACCAGAGAAGGACACACAACTACGATGAGTTCATCTGCACCTTCATCTCCATGCTGGCTCAGGAAG GCATGCTGGCCAACCTGGTGGAGCAGAACATCTCGGTGCGGCGGCGCCAGGGGGTCAGCATTGGCCGACTCCACAAGCAGCGGAAGCCTGACCGGCGGAAACGCTCACGCCCCTACAAGGCCAAGCGCCAGTGA
- the BAP1 gene encoding ubiquitin carboxyl-terminal hydrolase BAP1 isoform X3: MNKGWLELESDPGLFTLLVEDFGVKGVQVEEIYDLQSKCQGPVYGFIFLFKWIEERRSRRKLIPNSCATHALLSVLLNCSSVDLGPTLSRMKDFTKGFSPESKGYAIGNAPELAKAHNSHARPEPRHLPEKQNGLSAVRTMEAFHFVSYVPITGRLFELDGLKVYPIDHGPWGEDEEWTDKARRVIMERIGLATAGEPYHDIRFNLMAVVPDRRIKYEARLHVLKVNRQTVLEALQQLIRVTQPELIQTHKSQESQLPEETKPVSSKSPLALETSRAPAASEGTHTDGAEEVAGSCPQAPTHSPPSKPKLAVKPPGSSINGVPPNPTPIVQRLPAFLDNHNYAKSPMQEEEDLAAGVGRSRVPVRPPQQYSDDEDDYEDDEEDDVQNTNSAIRYKRKGPGKPGPLSGSGDGQLSVLQPNTINVLAEKLKESQKDLSIPLSIKTSSGAGSPAVVVPTHSQPSPTPSNESTDTASEIGSAFNSPLRSPIRSANPTRPSSPVTSHISKVLFGEDDSLLRVDCIRYNRAVRDLGPVISTGLLHLAEDGVLSPLALTESGKGSSPSIRPSQGSQGSGSPEEKEVVEAVDSREKPGLVRPSEPLSGEKYSPKELLALLKCVEAEIANYEACLKEEVEKRKKFKVGPLSSCLVLCPPVFPEIDDQRRTHNYDEFICTFISMLAQEGMLANLVEQNISVRRRQGVSIGRLHKQRKPDRRKRSRPYKAKRQ; encoded by the exons ATGAATAAGGGCTGGCTGGAGCTGGAGAGCGACCCTG GCCTCTTCACCCTCCTGGTGGAAGATTTCG GTGTCAAAGGGGTGCAGGTGGAGGAGATCTATGACCTTCAGAGCAAATGCCAGGG CCCCGTGTATGGATTCATCTTCCTGTTCAAATGGATCGAAGAGCGCCGATCCCGTCGCAAG CTGATCCCCAACTCTTGTGCCACTCATGCCCTGCTGAGCGTGCTCCTGAACTGCAGCAGTGTGGACCTGGGGCCCACCCTGAGTCGCATGAAGGACTTCACCAAAGGCTTCAGCCCTGAG AGCAAAGGATATGCGATTGGTAATGCTCCAGAGTTGGCCAAGGCACATAATAGCCATGCCAG GCCTGAGCCACGTCATCTCCCCGAGAAGCAGAATGGCCTTAGTGCCGTGCGGACCATGGAGGCATTCCACTTTGTCAGCTATGTGCCTATCACAGGCCGGCTTTTTGAGCTGGATGGGCTGAAGGTTTACCCCATTGACCATG GGCCTTGGGGGGAGGATGAGGAGTGGACAGACAAGGCCCGGAGGGTCATCATGGAGCGTATCGGCCTCGCCACTGCAGG GGAGCCCTACCATGACATCCGCTTCAACCTGATGGCGGTGGTGCCCGACCGCAGGATCAAGTATGAGGCCAGGCTGCACGTTCTGAAGGTGAACCGTCAGACAGTACTGGAGGCCCTGCAGCAG CTGATTAGGGTAACGCAGCCAGAGCTGATTCAGACCCACAAGTCTCAAGAGTCACAGTTGCCTGAAGAGACCAAACCAGTCAGCAGCAAGTCCCCTCTGGCCCTGGAAACAAGCAGGGCCCCAGCGGCCTCTGAGGGCACCCACACAG ATGGTGCGGAGGAGGTGGCTGGTTCGTGCCCACAAGCCCCGACCCACAGCCCTCCCAGCAAACCCAAGCTGGCGGTGAAGCCTCCAGGGAGCAGCATCAATGGTGTTCCCCCAAACCCCACTCCTATCGTCCAGCGGCTGCCAGCCTTTCTGGACAATCACAACTATGCCAAGTCCCCCATGCAG GAGGAGGAAGACCTGGCAGCAGGTGTGGGCCGCAGCCGAGTTCCAGTCCGCCCACCCCAGCAGTACTCAGACGACGAGGACGACTACGAGGACGATGAGGAGGATGACGTGCAGAACACCAACTCCGCCATCAG GTATAAGCGAAAGGGGCCGGGGAAACCAGGGCCATTGAGTGGCTCTGGGGATGGGCAGCTGTCGGTGCTGCAGCCCAACACCATCAACGTCTTGGCCGAGAAGCTCAAAGAGTCCCAGAAAGACCTCTCAATTCCTCTGTCCATCAAGACAAGCAGCGGGGCCGGGAGTCCGGCTGTGGTAGTGCCCACACACTCACAGCCCTCGCCCACCCCCAGCAATGAGAGCACTGACACAGCTTCTGAGATCGGCAGCGCTTTCAATTCGCCACTACGCTCGCCCATCCGCTCGGCCAACCCCACGCGGCCTTCTAGCCCGGTCACCTCCCACATCTCCAAGGTGCTTTTTGGAGAGGACGACAGCCTGCTGCGTGTTGACTGCATACGCTACAATCGTGCTGTACGTGACCTGGGTCCTGTCATCAGCACGGGCCTGCTGCACCTGGCTGAGGACGGTGTACTGAGTCCTCTGGCGCTGACAG AGAGTGGGAAGGGTTCCTCACCTTCCATCAGACCGAGCCAAGGCAGCCAGGGGTCTGGTAGCCCAGAGGAGAAAGAGGTGGTGGAGGCTGTGGATAGCAGAGAGAAGCCTGGGCTGGTCAGGCCTAGTGAGCCCTTGAGCGGGGAGAAGTACTCACCCAAG GAGCTGCTGGCACTGCTGAAGTGTGTGGAGGCTGAGATCGCAAACTATGAGGCCTGCCTCAAGGAGGAggtggagaagaggaagaagttcaAGGTGGGCCCTCTCTCCAGCTGCCTGGTCCTCTGCCCTCCTGTCTTCCCAGAG ATCGACGACCAGAGAAGGACACACAACTACGATGAGTTCATCTGCACCTTCATCTCCATGCTGGCTCAGGAAG GCATGCTGGCCAACCTGGTGGAGCAGAACATCTCGGTGCGGCGGCGCCAGGGGGTCAGCATTGGCCGACTCCACAAGCAGCGGAAGCCTGACCGGCGGAAACGCTCACGCCCCTACAAGGCCAAGCGCCAGTGA
- the BAP1 gene encoding ubiquitin carboxyl-terminal hydrolase BAP1 isoform X1 encodes MNKGWLELESDPGLFTLLVEDFGVKGVQVEEIYDLQSKCQGPVYGFIFLFKWIEERRSRRKVSTLVDDTSVIDDDIVNNMFFAHQLIPNSCATHALLSVLLNCSSVDLGPTLSRMKDFTKGFSPESKGYAIGNAPELAKAHNSHARPEPRHLPEKQNGLSAVRTMEAFHFVSYVPITGRLFELDGLKVYPIDHGPWGEDEEWTDKARRVIMERIGLATAGEPYHDIRFNLMAVVPDRRIKYEARLHVLKVNRQTVLEALQQLIRVTQPELIQTHKSQESQLPEETKPVSSKSPLALETSRAPAASEGTHTDGAEEVAGSCPQAPTHSPPSKPKLAVKPPGSSINGVPPNPTPIVQRLPAFLDNHNYAKSPMQEEEDLAAGVGRSRVPVRPPQQYSDDEDDYEDDEEDDVQNTNSAIRYKRKGPGKPGPLSGSGDGQLSVLQPNTINVLAEKLKESQKDLSIPLSIKTSSGAGSPAVVVPTHSQPSPTPSNESTDTASEIGSAFNSPLRSPIRSANPTRPSSPVTSHISKVLFGEDDSLLRVDCIRYNRAVRDLGPVISTGLLHLAEDGVLSPLALTESGKGSSPSIRPSQGSQGSGSPEEKEVVEAVDSREKPGLVRPSEPLSGEKYSPKELLALLKCVEAEIANYEACLKEEVEKRKKFKVGPLSSCLVLCPPVFPEIDDQRRTHNYDEFICTFISMLAQEGMLANLVEQNISVRRRQGVSIGRLHKQRKPDRRKRSRPYKAKRQ; translated from the exons ATGAATAAGGGCTGGCTGGAGCTGGAGAGCGACCCTG GCCTCTTCACCCTCCTGGTGGAAGATTTCG GTGTCAAAGGGGTGCAGGTGGAGGAGATCTATGACCTTCAGAGCAAATGCCAGGG CCCCGTGTATGGATTCATCTTCCTGTTCAAATGGATCGAAGAGCGCCGATCCCGTCGCAAGGTCTCTACCTTGGTGGATGATACATCTGTGATTGATGATGATATTGTGAATAACATGTTCTTTGCCCACCAG CTGATCCCCAACTCTTGTGCCACTCATGCCCTGCTGAGCGTGCTCCTGAACTGCAGCAGTGTGGACCTGGGGCCCACCCTGAGTCGCATGAAGGACTTCACCAAAGGCTTCAGCCCTGAG AGCAAAGGATATGCGATTGGTAATGCTCCAGAGTTGGCCAAGGCACATAATAGCCATGCCAG GCCTGAGCCACGTCATCTCCCCGAGAAGCAGAATGGCCTTAGTGCCGTGCGGACCATGGAGGCATTCCACTTTGTCAGCTATGTGCCTATCACAGGCCGGCTTTTTGAGCTGGATGGGCTGAAGGTTTACCCCATTGACCATG GGCCTTGGGGGGAGGATGAGGAGTGGACAGACAAGGCCCGGAGGGTCATCATGGAGCGTATCGGCCTCGCCACTGCAGG GGAGCCCTACCATGACATCCGCTTCAACCTGATGGCGGTGGTGCCCGACCGCAGGATCAAGTATGAGGCCAGGCTGCACGTTCTGAAGGTGAACCGTCAGACAGTACTGGAGGCCCTGCAGCAG CTGATTAGGGTAACGCAGCCAGAGCTGATTCAGACCCACAAGTCTCAAGAGTCACAGTTGCCTGAAGAGACCAAACCAGTCAGCAGCAAGTCCCCTCTGGCCCTGGAAACAAGCAGGGCCCCAGCGGCCTCTGAGGGCACCCACACAG ATGGTGCGGAGGAGGTGGCTGGTTCGTGCCCACAAGCCCCGACCCACAGCCCTCCCAGCAAACCCAAGCTGGCGGTGAAGCCTCCAGGGAGCAGCATCAATGGTGTTCCCCCAAACCCCACTCCTATCGTCCAGCGGCTGCCAGCCTTTCTGGACAATCACAACTATGCCAAGTCCCCCATGCAG GAGGAGGAAGACCTGGCAGCAGGTGTGGGCCGCAGCCGAGTTCCAGTCCGCCCACCCCAGCAGTACTCAGACGACGAGGACGACTACGAGGACGATGAGGAGGATGACGTGCAGAACACCAACTCCGCCATCAG GTATAAGCGAAAGGGGCCGGGGAAACCAGGGCCATTGAGTGGCTCTGGGGATGGGCAGCTGTCGGTGCTGCAGCCCAACACCATCAACGTCTTGGCCGAGAAGCTCAAAGAGTCCCAGAAAGACCTCTCAATTCCTCTGTCCATCAAGACAAGCAGCGGGGCCGGGAGTCCGGCTGTGGTAGTGCCCACACACTCACAGCCCTCGCCCACCCCCAGCAATGAGAGCACTGACACAGCTTCTGAGATCGGCAGCGCTTTCAATTCGCCACTACGCTCGCCCATCCGCTCGGCCAACCCCACGCGGCCTTCTAGCCCGGTCACCTCCCACATCTCCAAGGTGCTTTTTGGAGAGGACGACAGCCTGCTGCGTGTTGACTGCATACGCTACAATCGTGCTGTACGTGACCTGGGTCCTGTCATCAGCACGGGCCTGCTGCACCTGGCTGAGGACGGTGTACTGAGTCCTCTGGCGCTGACAG AGAGTGGGAAGGGTTCCTCACCTTCCATCAGACCGAGCCAAGGCAGCCAGGGGTCTGGTAGCCCAGAGGAGAAAGAGGTGGTGGAGGCTGTGGATAGCAGAGAGAAGCCTGGGCTGGTCAGGCCTAGTGAGCCCTTGAGCGGGGAGAAGTACTCACCCAAG GAGCTGCTGGCACTGCTGAAGTGTGTGGAGGCTGAGATCGCAAACTATGAGGCCTGCCTCAAGGAGGAggtggagaagaggaagaagttcaAGGTGGGCCCTCTCTCCAGCTGCCTGGTCCTCTGCCCTCCTGTCTTCCCAGAG ATCGACGACCAGAGAAGGACACACAACTACGATGAGTTCATCTGCACCTTCATCTCCATGCTGGCTCAGGAAG GCATGCTGGCCAACCTGGTGGAGCAGAACATCTCGGTGCGGCGGCGCCAGGGGGTCAGCATTGGCCGACTCCACAAGCAGCGGAAGCCTGACCGGCGGAAACGCTCACGCCCCTACAAGGCCAAGCGCCAGTGA